Part of the Pelomicrobium methylotrophicum genome, GATTCTGGTGCTCGAAGCGTGACAAGGGCGAGGCGTCAAGCGTGGAGGGTGAGGAGCGGGGGGTGAAGAACAGGGCTCGCGCTCGCAATCCGGAGGCTGGCTCGGCGCACCGGAACGAACGAGCGGGGCCAAGCCAAAGCGGCTCCGAATCCCCGCCCTGTTCTTCACCCTTCATCCCTCATCCGATCTTCGCCGGGGTCGGGGCAGCGACGCTGGAGAAGCTGCGCCGGCTCGGCATCCAGGCGCCCTTCGACCTGGTGCTGCACTTGCCGCTGCGCTACGAGGACGAGACTCGCATTGTCCCCATCGCCGAAGCCCGGGACGGCGGGCCGGTGCAGGTGGAGGGGGTGATCGTGAGCAGCGAGATCCTCCACCGGCCCCGGCGCCAACTGGTGGTGCGTGTCTCCGACGGCACCGGAGAGCTCACTGCGCGCTACCTGCACTTCTATCCGAACCAAGCCCGGCTGCTGGCCCCGGGGCGGCGGGTGCGGCTGCACGGGGAGCTGCGGGCGGGATTTCTCGCCCCGGAGATGGTCCACCCGCGGTTTCGCGTCGTCGCGCCGGGCGAGCCCCTGCCCAGCACCTTGACGCCCGTGTATCCCACCACGGCGGGACTGGCCCAGATGACGCTGCGCCGGCTGATCCAGCGGGCGCTCGCCGGGATGGCCCTCGATGAAACACTGCCTGCCCCGATGCGGGCGGCGCACGCGCTTCAGGGCTTCGAAGAAAGCGTACGCTATCTCCATGCGCCACCGCCCGGCGCTGACGAGCGGGCGCTGGCCGAACGCACGCACCCGGCATGGCGGCGGGTCAAGTTCGACGAGCTGTTGGCTCAACAACTGTCCATGCGTCTGCACTACCGGCAGCGCCGCGCCCGCGTCGCGCCGCGGCTGCCGGCGCGGGGCACCCTCACCCGGCGACTGATCGAATCGCTGCCCTTTCGGCTCACCCGGGCGCAGGAAGCGGCGTTTCGCGAGATCAGCCGGGACATGGGGGAAGCACACCCGATGCAGCGGCTGCTTCAGGGGGACGTAGGCAGCGGCAAAACCATCGTGGCCGCCCTGGCGGCCTTGCAGGCAGCGGAGAACGGTTACCAAACCGCGGTCATGGCGCCCACCGAGCTCCTGGCCGAGCAGCACTACCGCAAGCTTTCCCAGTGGCTGGAGCCGCTCGGTGTGAAGGTGGCGTGGTTGACGGGCAGTCAAAAGAAGCGGGTCAGGGAGGAAGCGCTCGAGCAGGTGGCCGAGGGAGAAGCGCTGGTGGCCGTGGGCACCCACGCCCTGTTCCAGGACGAGGTCCGGTTCCAACGTCTGGGGCTCGCCGTGATCGACGAGCAGCACCGTTTCGGCGTGCACCAGCGCCTGGCCCTGCGCTTGAAGGGCGACCATCCCCACCAACTCATGATGAGCGCAACGCCCATTCCGCGCACCCTCGCCATGAGCTACTATGCCGACCTGGACGTCTCCGTCATCGCCGAGCTGCCGCCGGGGCGCACGCCGGTTGCAACACGCCTCGTGGCCGACAGCCGGCGCGACGAGGTGATCGCGCGGGTGCGCAACGCGTGCATGGAAGGGCGGCAGGCCTATTGGGTGTGCCCCTTGATTGAAGAGTCGGAAACGCTGCAGCTCAAGACCGCCCTCGAAACCTTCGAGCGTTTAAAAAACACCTTTCCCGAACTCAAGGTGGGCCTCGTCCACGGGCGGCTTAAGCCCGAGGACAAGGCGCAGGTGATGGACGCGTTCCAGCGGGGAGAGATCCAGCTGCTGGTGGCCACCACCGTCATCGAGGTCGGCGTGGACGTGCCCAACGCTTCCCTCATGGTGATCGACCATGCCGAGCGCCTGGGGCTCGCGCAGCTTCACCAGTTGCGGGGCCGCGTGGGGCGCGGGGCCGAAAGAAGCGTGTGCATCCTGCTCTACGAGACGCCGCTCGGGCCAGCCGCCCGGGAGCGGCTGCGCATCATGTACGAGAATGCCGACGGCTTCGAGATCGCCCGCCACGACCTGCGGCTGAGGGGGCCAGGGGAGTTTCTGGGGGCGCGTCAGAGCGGCGTGCCGCTGCTGCGCTTCGCCGATCTGGAGAAGGATCAGGATCTGCTGGAAGCGGCGCGCGAGACGGCCAAGGAGATGCTGGAGCGCTTCCCCGACCACGCCCGCCGCCATCTTGAGCGTTGGATGGGTCTGCGACACGAATACCTCAAGGTCTAGCCGGCATGGGAACTACAGTTTTTCGGCTTTCGGGGCCGGCTTTTGCGCCTGGGCCCTCCGCGGTGGAAATGTTCGCCTTCGGCAGGCCAGGGCACATTTGGCATAATTCGGTTTTCAATCCGCGTGATCATGGATGGAAGCCGCTCCCCGTTCGATTTGCTGGCGAAGCAGGCTCGAAGGTTGCCCGGATGGTTACCGAAGATGGCTCCTGAATCGCGGGTCGCTCACCGCGCGCATCCGCCGCGCATGCCCGGCGTTCAGCGTCCAGCACGTGGCCCAGGGACTTGCGCAGCCGTTCCCCGACGAGCGGGAGCGTCTGGGATTGCGGCCTCGGGAGCTGGCGTTGGTGCGCGAGGTGTTTCTCTGCTGCGGCGATGTGCCCGTGGTGTTCGCGCATTCGGTGGTGGCGCGTCGGGACCTGAACGGACCGTGGCGCTGGCTATCCCGCCTCGGCGCGCGGCCCTTGGGAGAAGCGCTGTTCACCGATCCGCTCACGCGCCGCACGCCCCTGGAGTTTAGCCGGCTGCGGCCCGGCCATGCGCTGTTTCGCCATGCGGTGGCGCGCCTGGCCGTGCAGCCGCCGGAACTGTGGGCCCGGCGATCCCTGTTTCGGCAACAGGGGCGGTCGTTGCTGGTGACCGAAGTGTTCCTGCCCGACGTGTTGAGGCTGCGGCCATGAGCTTTGCCGACCGTCTCGATGCCTACGTCCGGCTGATCCGGCTCGACCGTCCCATCGGCATCCTGCTGCTGCTGTGGCCTACCCTGTGGGCGCTGTGGCTTTCCAGCGGCGGCCGTCCCGACTGGACGGTGGTGGCCATCTTCGTCGCAGGAACGGTCCTCATGCGCTCCGCTGGCTGTGCGATGAACGACTTCGCCGACCGGGACATCGATCCCTTTGTCGAGCGCACGCGCCACCGGCCGCTCGCCACCGGGCGCATTGCGCCGGTGGAAGCGCTGCTGATTGCAGCGGCGCTTGCGCTCATCGCGTTCCTGCTGGTGTTGCAGCTCAACCGCCTTACAGTGCTGCTTGCCGTCGTGGCGGCGCTGCTCGCCGCCACCTATCCCTTCACCAAACGCTTCTTGCCTTTTCCCCAGGCGTATCTTGGTGTCGCCTTCGGCTTCGGCATCCCCATGGCCTACGCGGCCCACACGGACAGCGTCCCGCTCACCGCATGGGTGCTGCTTGCCGCCAACGTGTTTTGGTCCATCGCCTACGACACCGAGTACGCCATGGTGGACCGGCCGGATGATCTCAAGCTCGGCATCAAGACCTCCGCCATCACGCTGGGGCGTTACGACGTGGCCGGCGTGATGGTGGCCCATGGCGCGTTTCTGGCGATCCTCGCGGCGGTAGGCGTCGCCCTCAGGCTCGCGTTCCCGTATTTCCTCGGGCTGGCGGTGGCAGCCTGCCTGGCGGGCTACCAGTACACGCTGATCCGGGACCGGGACCGGGAACGCTGCTTCCGGGCGTTCCTGCACAACAACTGGGTGGGCGCTGCGATTTACGCTGGCATCGTGGCGAGCTACTGGGTCAACGCCGGCAGCCCGGCACCGGGGGCTTGAGCCGCTCCCATGCGCTACCGGGACCTGCGCGACTTCCTTTCCCAGCTCGAGCGATTGGGCGAGCTCAAACGCGTCACCGTCGAAGTGGACCCGCGGCTTGAGATCACCGAGATCTGCGACCGGGTGCTGAAGGCGGAGGGACCGGCCCTTTTGTTCGAGAAGCCGAAAGGGCACACGATCCCGGTGCTCGCCAACCTCTTCGGCACGCCGAGGCGGGTCGCCCTGGGGATGGGCCAGGAATCGGTGGAGGCCTTGCGGGAGGTGGGCAAGCTCCTCGCCTCCCTCAAGGAGCCGGAGCCGCCCCAGGGCTTCCGGGACGCCCTGGAGAGACTCCCCATGCTCAAGCAGGCGTTCGCCATGGCGCCCAAGGAAGTGTCCTCGGCGCCGTGTCAGGAGGTGGTCTGGGAGGGGAACGACGTGGACCTGTCGCGGCTCCCCGTGCAGACGTGCTGGCCTGCAGATGCGGGGCCCCTCATCACCTGGGGCCTCACGGTGACCCGGGGGCCTTACAAGAAGCGCCAGAATCTGGGGATCTATCGCCAGCAGGTGATCGGCCGCAATCGGGTGATCATGCGCTGGCTGGCCCACCGGGGCGGAGCGCTGGACTTCCGCGACCACTGCGAAGCTCATCCCGGCGAACCGTTTCCCGTGGCGGTGGCCTTGGGCGCCGATCCGGCCACCCTCCTCGGCGCGGTGACGCCGGTGCCGGACACGCTGTCCGAGTACCAGTTCGCGGGGCTGCTGCGCGGCGGCCGCACCGAGATCGTGAAGTGCTTGGGCTGCGATCTCTCGGTGCCCGCCTCCGCCGAGATCGTGCTGGAAGGGGTGATCCACCCCGGCGAGACGGCCCTGGAGGGGCCCTTTGGCGACCATACGGGCTACTACAACGAGCAGGAGCGTTTCCCCGTGTTCACCATCGAGCGCATCACGATGCGCCGCGATCCGATCTACCATTCCACCTATACGGGCAAGCCGCCGGATGAGCCCGCGATCCTGGGGGTGGCGTTGAACGAGGTGTTCGTGCCCATCCTCACGCGCCAGTTTCCCGAGATCGTGGACTTCTATCTCCCGCCCGAGGGCTGCTCCTATCGCCTGGCGGTGGTGTCGATGAAGAAGCAGTACCCGGGCCACGCCAAACGAATCATGTTCGGCGTCTGGAGCTTCCTGCGCCAGTTCATGTACACCAAGTTCATCGTGGTGACCGACGACGACGTGGACGTGCGCAACTGGAAGGAGGTGATCTGGGCCCTCACCACCCGGGTCGATCCGGCCCGCGACACGGTCATCGTGGAGAACACCCCCATCGACTACCTGGACTTCGCCAGCCCCGTGTCGGGCCTGGGCAGCAAGATGGGGATCGACGCGACGAACAAGTGGCCCGGAGAAACCACCCGCATCTGGGGCAGACCCATCGTCATGGACCCGGAGGTGAAAAAGCGGGTGGACGCGCTGTGGGATTCCCTGGGCCTTGGTTGAAAGAGCTTGTCGGATTTCCGCCCGCTCAGTGCGAGAGGCAAAGCTCTGACGACCCACGGTGGCCTGACTTTCGTTTCCAGGCAGGGGCGGGGATGAGGGGAAGCCTCCGAACTACCGCTCGGCCCGATCAATCTGCGCAACAACGGTGGCCGCCTTCGTGCACCCACTGGACCACCGCTTCCATGACTGGCCGGGCACGGCCCGCGTTGGGATGGTTGATGAAGCACACCACCACGTGGCGCTGCCCGGTGCTGTCCCGCACGTAGCCCGCGATCGCGCGCACCCCTTCCAGGTAACCCGTCTTGAGATGGGCCTGGCCGTGGGCGCTATTGGCGCGCATGTATTTCTTGAGCGTGCCGTCGACGCCGGCCAGCGGCAGCGACGCCACGAACTCCGGCATGGTGGGCGAGTTCCAGGCGCGGGTAAGCAGCTCGCCCAGGTGGCGGGCGCTCACGCGCTCGATGCGGGAGAGCCCCGCTCCGTTTTCTAGGACCAACTCGGGAAAGTCCAGCCGGTTCTGCCACAGCCACGCTTTGATGGCGCGCGCGGCGGTCTCGGGCGTGGCCGGCGGACCAAAGCCGTGGGCGCCCAAAGTGAGAAAGAGCTGGCGCGCCATCACATTGTTGCTGAACTTGTTGATGTCGCGCACGATCTCCGCCAGGGGCGGGGACTTGCTGGCGACGATGAGCTGCGCCTCGTCGGGTACCTGGCCCTCGCGCACCCCCCCCTCCAGCCGTCCCCCCAGCTCGGCCCAAAGCTGTCGGAACACGTCGCCGAAGAGCTGCGAATTCGCGAGCACGGAAAAGCTTTCTGACTTCTCGCCGCAGCCCTCCGGGTAGCGGCCGTCGAACACGATCCGCGCCCGCTGCCAGTCGCTGGCAACGGTGGCGTGGAAGCGGGGCTCCCAGTCGTGGCACGGGCCGGGGCCGGACCTCAGCCGGTTTTCGATCTCGAGCCCGGCCGGGCGGGGCTCGGCGTACACCCGTACCCGGCCGCTCGCCGGTTCGGGCACGAAGCTCACCCGCACGGCGTTGAAGTTGAAGAGCAGTGCGTCGGGCCCCGCGTTGTACGGGCGGTAAGGCTCGCCGTCGAACGCGCCGGGATCGAGGGGAGGCACGGCGAAATAGGTACGGTCCAGCACCAGGTCGCCCTGGATGATTCGGACGCCCCGGGCCCGCACTTCCCGCAGGAGCAGCCACAGCCGCTCCAAGGTGAACTTGGGGTCCCCGTAGCCCTTGATCACCAGGGCGCCATGGAGCACGTCGTCTGCCACCGGGCCGCCGGCGTACACTTCGGTCTTCCAGGTGTAGGCCGGGCCGAGGAGCTCCAGGGCAGCGAGGGTGGTGACGAGCTTCATGGTGGAGGCCGGGTTCATCGGCGCCTCCGCGTTCCAGGCAAGGAGCGGCGCGGGGCTGTTCACCGGCTGGACGAACAGGGCGATGCTTTCCTCCGGGATGCCGGCGGTTGCGAGCGCCTGCTGGATCGGGGGCGGCAGGTGCGAGGCGCTTGCCGGCGGGGTGACGGCGAGCGTCACAAGAAGCCCGCAGACGAGCATCCGCCAAAGCTTGGCGGTGAGGCACCAATGGCGCCGCAAGGCGATCGAAGCCGAGGCAGGGGGATCGGAAAAGCTCAGCCGCATACCGCGTCCAAGCTCTTGAGCGTGCCTTCCACCAAGAAAGTCATCTCTTCCGGTTCAATCACGTACGGCGGCATAAAGTACACCGTGGCTCCCAGAGGCCGCAGCAGTAGCCCGCGGGCGAGCGCCTCGCGGAAGAGCTCGCGGGGGAAATGGGGACTGACGCCTTCCACGTCAAAAGCCCAGATCATCCCCGTGTTGCGGAAGTTGCGCACTCGCGGATGAGCCTTGAGCGGCGCAGCCGCCTCGTTCATGTAGCGTTTCTTGTCGTGGTTCGTCTGTAGGACATTGTCTTGCTCGAAGAGCTCCAGGGTGGCGAGCGCCGCCCGGCAGGCGAGGGGATTGCCGCTGTAGGAATGGGAGTGCAGGAAGCCAGCGCGCACGTCATCGGCATAGAAGGCTTGGTAGATCTCCTCCCGGGTGAGGACCACCGACAAGGGCAGGTAGCCGCCGGTCAATCCCTTCGAGAGGCACAGGAAGTCGGGGACGATACTTGCCTGCTCGCAGGCAAACAGAGTGCCGGTGCGGCCGAAGCCGACCGCGATCTCGTCGGCGATGAGGTGCACCTGGTAGCGGTCGCACAGCGCCCGCGCCCGGGCAAGATACGCCGGATGGTACATCGCCATGCCCCCGGCGCACTGCACGAGCGGCTCGACGATGAGCGCCGCGATTTCCCTGTGGTGCCGCTCCAGGTGCCGTTCCAAGGCGTCCGCCGCCCGCAAGGCGTAGGCTTCCGCGCTTTCTCCCGGCTCCGCCAGCCGCCCGTCAGGCGAGGGCACGATGCCGCATGGACGCAGCAGGGGCTGGTAGGTCTCCTTGTAGAGGGCCACGTCGCCCACGGAAAGCGCGCCCAGCGTTTCCCCATGGTAGCTGTTGGCCAGGGTGACGAAACCGTTCTTTCCGGGCTGGCCCCTATTCTTCCAGCAGTGGAAGCTCATTTTGAGCGCGATTTCCACCGCCGACGAGCCGTCGGAGGCGAAAAAGCAATGGCCAAGATGGCCAGGCGCGAGCGTGCTCAGCCGCTCGGCCAGCTCCACTGCCGGCGCGTGGGTGAAACCGGCGAGGATCACGTGCTCGAGCCGCTCCAGCTGCTCGGCGATGGCGGCATTGATCTTCGGGTGGCTGTGGCCGAACAGGTTCACCCACCAGGAGCTGATGGCATCCAGGTAGCGGCGGCCGTCCATGTCGTAGAGCCACACCCCCTTGCCGCGGGCCACCGGCACCACGGGAAGCCATTCGTGGTGTTTCATCTGGGTACACGGATGCCACACGGCGGTGAGGCTCCTTCGCAGCAGCCGCTCGGCTTCGCTGCCAAAGGAGGGGGCTGGACTCTTGCGAGGTGCGGAGAGCGTAGGTTTAATTTTCATCGTGAGGCGAAGCGTAGAGCAGTGC contains:
- the ubiA gene encoding 4-hydroxybenzoate octaprenyltransferase, coding for MSFADRLDAYVRLIRLDRPIGILLLLWPTLWALWLSSGGRPDWTVVAIFVAGTVLMRSAGCAMNDFADRDIDPFVERTRHRPLATGRIAPVEALLIAAALALIAFLLVLQLNRLTVLLAVVAALLAATYPFTKRFLPFPQAYLGVAFGFGIPMAYAAHTDSVPLTAWVLLAANVFWSIAYDTEYAMVDRPDDLKLGIKTSAITLGRYDVAGVMVAHGAFLAILAAVGVALRLAFPYFLGLAVAACLAGYQYTLIRDRDRERCFRAFLHNNWVGAAIYAGIVASYWVNAGSPAPGA
- the ubiD gene encoding 4-hydroxy-3-polyprenylbenzoate decarboxylase yields the protein MRYRDLRDFLSQLERLGELKRVTVEVDPRLEITEICDRVLKAEGPALLFEKPKGHTIPVLANLFGTPRRVALGMGQESVEALREVGKLLASLKEPEPPQGFRDALERLPMLKQAFAMAPKEVSSAPCQEVVWEGNDVDLSRLPVQTCWPADAGPLITWGLTVTRGPYKKRQNLGIYRQQVIGRNRVIMRWLAHRGGALDFRDHCEAHPGEPFPVAVALGADPATLLGAVTPVPDTLSEYQFAGLLRGGRTEIVKCLGCDLSVPASAEIVLEGVIHPGETALEGPFGDHTGYYNEQERFPVFTIERITMRRDPIYHSTYTGKPPDEPAILGVALNEVFVPILTRQFPEIVDFYLPPEGCSYRLAVVSMKKQYPGHAKRIMFGVWSFLRQFMYTKFIVVTDDDVDVRNWKEVIWALTTRVDPARDTVIVENTPIDYLDFASPVSGLGSKMGIDATNKWPGETTRIWGRPIVMDPEVKKRVDALWDSLGLG
- a CDS encoding adenosylmethionine--8-amino-7-oxononanoate transaminase, which gives rise to MKIKPTLSAPRKSPAPSFGSEAERLLRRSLTAVWHPCTQMKHHEWLPVVPVARGKGVWLYDMDGRRYLDAISSWWVNLFGHSHPKINAAIAEQLERLEHVILAGFTHAPAVELAERLSTLAPGHLGHCFFASDGSSAVEIALKMSFHCWKNRGQPGKNGFVTLANSYHGETLGALSVGDVALYKETYQPLLRPCGIVPSPDGRLAEPGESAEAYALRAADALERHLERHHREIAALIVEPLVQCAGGMAMYHPAYLARARALCDRYQVHLIADEIAVGFGRTGTLFACEQASIVPDFLCLSKGLTGGYLPLSVVLTREEIYQAFYADDVRAGFLHSHSYSGNPLACRAALATLELFEQDNVLQTNHDKKRYMNEAAAPLKAHPRVRNFRNTGMIWAFDVEGVSPHFPRELFREALARGLLLRPLGATVYFMPPYVIEPEEMTFLVEGTLKSLDAVCG
- the recG gene encoding ATP-dependent DNA helicase RecG, with amino-acid sequence MPHPIFAGVGAATLEKLRRLGIQAPFDLVLHLPLRYEDETRIVPIAEARDGGPVQVEGVIVSSEILHRPRRQLVVRVSDGTGELTARYLHFYPNQARLLAPGRRVRLHGELRAGFLAPEMVHPRFRVVAPGEPLPSTLTPVYPTTAGLAQMTLRRLIQRALAGMALDETLPAPMRAAHALQGFEESVRYLHAPPPGADERALAERTHPAWRRVKFDELLAQQLSMRLHYRQRRARVAPRLPARGTLTRRLIESLPFRLTRAQEAAFREISRDMGEAHPMQRLLQGDVGSGKTIVAALAALQAAENGYQTAVMAPTELLAEQHYRKLSQWLEPLGVKVAWLTGSQKKRVREEALEQVAEGEALVAVGTHALFQDEVRFQRLGLAVIDEQHRFGVHQRLALRLKGDHPHQLMMSATPIPRTLAMSYYADLDVSVIAELPPGRTPVATRLVADSRRDEVIARVRNACMEGRQAYWVCPLIEESETLQLKTALETFERLKNTFPELKVGLVHGRLKPEDKAQVMDAFQRGEIQLLVATTVIEVGVDVPNASLMVIDHAERLGLAQLHQLRGRVGRGAERSVCILLYETPLGPAARERLRIMYENADGFEIARHDLRLRGPGEFLGARQSGVPLLRFADLEKDQDLLEAARETAKEMLERFPDHARRHLERWMGLRHEYLKV
- a CDS encoding chorismate--pyruvate lyase family protein, producing MEAAPRSICWRSRLEGCPDGYRRWLLNRGSLTARIRRACPAFSVQHVAQGLAQPFPDERERLGLRPRELALVREVFLCCGDVPVVFAHSVVARRDLNGPWRWLSRLGARPLGEALFTDPLTRRTPLEFSRLRPGHALFRHAVARLAVQPPELWARRSLFRQQGRSLLVTEVFLPDVLRLRP
- the dacB gene encoding D-alanyl-D-alanine carboxypeptidase/D-alanyl-D-alanine endopeptidase, which produces MRLSFSDPPASASIALRRHWCLTAKLWRMLVCGLLVTLAVTPPASASHLPPPIQQALATAGIPEESIALFVQPVNSPAPLLAWNAEAPMNPASTMKLVTTLAALELLGPAYTWKTEVYAGGPVADDVLHGALVIKGYGDPKFTLERLWLLLREVRARGVRIIQGDLVLDRTYFAVPPLDPGAFDGEPYRPYNAGPDALLFNFNAVRVSFVPEPASGRVRVYAEPRPAGLEIENRLRSGPGPCHDWEPRFHATVASDWQRARIVFDGRYPEGCGEKSESFSVLANSQLFGDVFRQLWAELGGRLEGGVREGQVPDEAQLIVASKSPPLAEIVRDINKFSNNVMARQLFLTLGAHGFGPPATPETAARAIKAWLWQNRLDFPELVLENGAGLSRIERVSARHLGELLTRAWNSPTMPEFVASLPLAGVDGTLKKYMRANSAHGQAHLKTGYLEGVRAIAGYVRDSTGQRHVVVCFINHPNAGRARPVMEAVVQWVHEGGHRCCAD